Proteins from a single region of Candidatus Hydrogenedentota bacterium:
- a CDS encoding arginine decarboxylase, pyruvoyl-dependent codes for MYVPSKIFLTRGVGRHKEKLASFEMALRDGGIAQFNLVRVSSIYPPGCKFVKPEKGLAEMRPGQVVHVVMSEASTNEPRRLMAASVGVAIPRDINQFGYLSEHHSFGQTQQKAGDYAEDLAAEMLATVMGVEFDADKSWDEKREIWRISGKFVRTANITQTALGDKDGHWTTTIAAAILIP; via the coding sequence ATGTATGTGCCAAGCAAAATCTTTCTGACACGGGGTGTCGGGCGTCACAAGGAAAAACTGGCGAGTTTTGAAATGGCGTTGCGCGACGGCGGCATCGCGCAGTTCAACCTGGTGCGCGTATCGAGCATCTACCCGCCCGGCTGCAAATTTGTGAAGCCGGAGAAGGGCCTTGCCGAGATGAGACCGGGGCAGGTTGTCCATGTCGTCATGAGCGAGGCCTCCACCAACGAGCCGCGTCGTCTGATGGCGGCGTCGGTGGGCGTCGCCATTCCGCGCGATATCAACCAGTTCGGTTATTTGTCGGAGCATCACAGTTTCGGCCAGACGCAGCAGAAGGCCGGCGATTATGCCGAGGACCTCGCCGCGGAAATGCTGGCGACGGTGATGGGCGTGGAATTCGACGCGGACAAGAGCTGGGACGAAAAGCGGGAAATCTGGCGCATCAGCGGCAAGTTCGTGCGTACCGCCAACATTACCCAGACCGCGCTGGGCGACAAGGACGGGCACTGGACGACGACCATCGCGGCGGCGATTCTGATTCCGTAA
- a CDS encoding C45 family autoproteolytic acyltransferase/hydrolase — protein MQVASAHPDSRETLRVAGSGFLEVYRSAVGEVPVLHVEGSPEEMGRQYGALAGDRIRRNINRMVGLFTGMGLPEAVVHLVLDKAWERLARHTLDRHLREMAAIAEGAREAGFDLSVADIQRLTAVTNFDLYRREERIMEMFGADIAAHFAANDAPPGPACTMFSVWGSRTVDGKLFASRNLDWVSQTGMHEDRLVTVYKPDGFNAFVTMDYAGVVGALAGMNEKGIAFSEIGAFSASEEFDGTPWVLIARRVLEEAGSLEEGVALVEQAKHTIGYNYMVADGDPDHFGTKDFRPRAAVIETNFECCETFYEDDPKERQACWTDPGGNPVPYGLPLREAVMRADTAFGARTRALQAADNGPGNPENDGDPRKGSTYLECHVPMHDLIRAYETGRSYVYPLRGTIVLEEGAPRAIGPQEAMTIAATVAHNTEKLDESDWNVMSVVYAPTDLDFWVAFETRHPDGHWTNAPDSGYTAFNLAALLRTSGPANEGCA, from the coding sequence ATGCAGGTGGCAAGCGCACACCCCGACAGCCGCGAAACGCTTCGTGTGGCGGGTTCGGGATTTCTGGAAGTGTATCGTTCGGCGGTCGGCGAAGTGCCGGTGTTGCACGTCGAAGGTTCGCCGGAGGAAATGGGGCGGCAGTACGGCGCGCTGGCCGGTGACCGAATCCGGCGAAACATCAACCGGATGGTCGGACTGTTTACCGGCATGGGACTGCCCGAGGCCGTGGTGCATCTCGTGCTCGACAAGGCATGGGAACGGCTCGCCCGCCACACGCTCGACCGCCATCTGCGCGAAATGGCCGCGATTGCGGAAGGCGCGCGGGAGGCCGGATTCGATCTGAGCGTCGCGGACATCCAACGACTGACGGCTGTCACCAATTTCGACCTGTACCGCCGCGAGGAACGCATCATGGAAATGTTCGGGGCCGATATTGCCGCGCATTTCGCCGCGAACGACGCCCCACCCGGTCCCGCCTGCACCATGTTCTCCGTGTGGGGTTCGCGGACCGTGGACGGCAAGTTGTTCGCCTCGCGCAATCTCGACTGGGTCTCGCAGACCGGCATGCACGAGGACCGGCTTGTGACGGTCTACAAGCCCGATGGATTCAACGCGTTTGTCACGATGGACTATGCGGGAGTCGTCGGCGCCCTGGCCGGCATGAACGAGAAAGGCATCGCGTTTTCCGAAATCGGCGCGTTCAGCGCCAGCGAGGAATTCGACGGCACACCCTGGGTTCTCATCGCCCGGCGTGTCCTCGAAGAGGCCGGTTCACTGGAAGAAGGCGTCGCGCTGGTCGAACAGGCCAAACACACCATCGGCTATAACTACATGGTGGCCGATGGCGACCCGGACCATTTCGGCACGAAGGATTTCCGTCCCCGCGCGGCGGTTATTGAAACGAATTTCGAGTGTTGCGAGACCTTTTACGAGGACGATCCCAAGGAACGCCAGGCCTGCTGGACGGATCCCGGCGGCAATCCGGTTCCCTACGGGCTTCCACTCCGGGAAGCCGTCATGCGGGCCGACACGGCGTTCGGCGCACGGACGCGCGCATTGCAGGCGGCGGACAACGGGCCTGGAAACCCGGAAAACGACGGCGATCCACGGAAAGGCTCGACGTATCTGGAATGTCACGTGCCCATGCACGACCTGATTCGGGCATACGAAACCGGGCGGTCCTATGTGTACCCCCTGCGGGGAACGATCGTGCTGGAAGAGGGCGCCCCGAGGGCGATCGGGCCGCAAGAGGCCATGACGATTGCGGCGACCGTCGCGCACAACACCGAAAAACTCGATGAGTCCGACTGGAACGTCATGAGCGTCGTTTATGCGCCGACGGATCTCGATTTCTGGGTTGCCTTCGAGACTCGTCATCCCGACGGCCATTGGACCAATGCCCCCGATTCCGGCTACACGGCCTTCAACCTTGCAGCGCTGCTGCGGACATCCGGCCCGGCGAACGAGGGTTGCGCGTGA
- a CDS encoding TRAM domain-containing protein, which yields MSPGPGGECEIAINGLAAGGDGVGRHEGQVCFVPYGVPGDIARVRITRQTKSALWAEIREIVSPSPDRVEPACPYFGRCGGCCWQPIAYPVQEGWKRRMVAETLRRIGKVEAEVEWAAEPASPFGYRTRARFHAQGKAFGFLASGSHTVVDIENCPVCHDRLNAALARLREQPEKADVEVTVNPEGDETLVWTRCRALRSAFPEASSFLLDGVPIVNGCFSQASLILNRLLRRIVDENIGQPSSLLDLYCGNGNLSLHHARLSRVVGMDRDPRATRAASKLAPGAYQTGGEEAFRKALRKTWDVVLLDPPRTGAKAIMESLGKAPAGAIVYVSCDPATLARDLGMLAAHGWKPVRITAMDLFPHTSHVETVCRLERLAG from the coding sequence GTGAGTCCTGGACCCGGAGGGGAGTGTGAAATCGCGATAAACGGACTTGCCGCGGGCGGCGACGGCGTCGGACGGCATGAGGGGCAGGTTTGTTTTGTGCCATACGGCGTGCCGGGCGACATCGCGCGCGTGCGAATCACGCGGCAGACGAAATCGGCGCTCTGGGCGGAAATTCGTGAAATTGTTTCGCCGTCGCCGGATCGCGTCGAACCCGCCTGCCCTTATTTTGGACGATGCGGCGGATGTTGCTGGCAGCCTATTGCGTATCCGGTTCAGGAAGGCTGGAAACGCCGGATGGTGGCCGAAACCTTGCGCCGCATTGGGAAGGTGGAGGCGGAGGTCGAGTGGGCGGCGGAACCGGCGTCGCCGTTTGGGTACCGGACACGCGCCCGATTCCATGCCCAGGGGAAAGCCTTCGGTTTTCTGGCGTCCGGTTCGCATACCGTGGTGGATATCGAAAACTGCCCGGTTTGCCATGATCGCTTGAATGCCGCGCTGGCACGCTTGCGCGAACAACCCGAAAAGGCGGACGTTGAAGTGACGGTCAATCCCGAAGGGGACGAAACGCTGGTCTGGACGCGTTGTCGCGCCCTGCGATCCGCGTTCCCGGAGGCGTCGTCGTTCCTCCTTGACGGCGTACCGATCGTCAACGGGTGTTTTTCGCAGGCGAGCCTTATCCTGAACCGGCTGCTGCGCCGCATCGTGGACGAAAACATCGGGCAACCCTCAAGCCTTCTCGATCTCTATTGTGGGAATGGAAACCTGTCGCTTCATCATGCGCGACTTTCCCGCGTGGTGGGCATGGATCGCGATCCGCGCGCAACAAGGGCGGCCTCGAAACTTGCGCCCGGCGCCTACCAAACCGGCGGCGAGGAGGCCTTTCGCAAGGCGCTACGCAAAACATGGGATGTCGTGCTGCTGGATCCGCCGCGGACCGGCGCGAAAGCCATCATGGAAAGTCTTGGCAAGGCGCCGGCGGGCGCCATCGTGTACGTTTCATGCGATCCGGCGACGCTCGCCCGCGATCTCGGCATGCTCGCGGCTCATGGATGGAAGCCCGTTCGGATAACCGCCATGGATCTTTTCCCGCATACGTCGCACGTCGAAACCGTCTGCCGGCTGGAACGCCTTGCCGGGTAG
- a CDS encoding PA14 domain-containing protein yields MAKPVKTGVVLTLAILLLAAPGALAAAISINFDTVLQNVWYNSGVWPLVISLGVISPEFTLDPSVCDVNGGFDISQTPVIFYPNHILDADEMAVVSAILANPNFDQRATGGTCHADIVAAWNRNYAQAYHDLGGGVGGPERLLGPYSMIPNVDLLFTVIMTIGDNDSQSFPVMLMNAVVDDETAQQIVRDPNLHVPNPDNYTSMRQYVAWCGDADGDGVSNLHEYQYYYPLGQRTAYLNAVLDPNVKPPGSTRERLCDGTGGFLGEYFDEQGFSNLKMLRLDQQVAFDWGEGSPSPVIEPNTFSVCWTGWVKPDYTEDYTFLVRTDDGVRLWLNGELIIDQWNDHGSTTYTSAPKPLVAGNEYLVRMDFYENGGKAVAWLGWQSDHQEKKAIQEMQARPGVGIGDRGKDWIRNPANGHFYRITDPMTWPEYRAQAIAWDGYPVTIDNAEENEWIHKIFGTFRSDFWIGANDSAVEGAWIWDQESVNFFNGDYTNGAVVPPWYANWNDQEPNNVGNEDCGVFYYSSGKWNDLACTATRRGLVETETGRITCEGPIASAGKLWEGLPFELRVDVRHPTGNVAYQWKHNGENVPGATQAVLRLYPLNPEHDGAYSCLVTDESPASAETETLELTVLPKSELPVLGGVGAGVLAGICTLLGGMRLLRRRPSK; encoded by the coding sequence ATGGCAAAACCAGTGAAGACCGGAGTTGTTCTGACGTTGGCAATTCTTCTGCTCGCGGCACCGGGCGCCCTTGCGGCGGCCATCTCCATCAATTTCGATACGGTATTGCAGAACGTCTGGTACAACAGCGGGGTATGGCCGTTGGTCATCAGCCTGGGCGTTATCTCGCCGGAATTTACCTTGGATCCGTCGGTTTGCGACGTGAACGGCGGGTTCGACATCTCACAGACGCCGGTCATTTTCTATCCGAACCACATTCTGGACGCCGACGAGATGGCGGTGGTGTCGGCCATTTTGGCCAATCCCAACTTCGACCAGCGCGCAACGGGCGGTACCTGTCATGCCGATATAGTCGCGGCGTGGAACCGGAATTACGCACAGGCCTATCACGATCTCGGTGGTGGCGTGGGAGGTCCCGAACGCCTGCTCGGCCCATACTCGATGATTCCAAATGTGGATCTGCTTTTCACAGTGATCATGACCATCGGCGACAACGACAGTCAGTCGTTTCCGGTCATGCTGATGAACGCGGTCGTTGACGACGAAACGGCCCAACAGATTGTCCGCGATCCGAACCTGCATGTGCCCAACCCGGACAACTACACTTCGATGCGGCAATACGTGGCGTGGTGCGGCGACGCGGACGGCGACGGCGTCTCGAACCTGCACGAATACCAATATTATTATCCGCTGGGACAGCGAACGGCCTATCTGAATGCCGTGCTCGATCCCAACGTGAAACCGCCCGGCAGCACACGCGAGCGCTTGTGCGACGGAACCGGCGGTTTTCTGGGCGAGTACTTCGACGAGCAGGGGTTCTCCAATCTCAAGATGCTCCGCCTGGATCAGCAGGTCGCGTTCGATTGGGGCGAAGGCTCCCCAAGCCCCGTCATTGAGCCGAATACCTTTTCCGTCTGCTGGACGGGTTGGGTGAAACCGGACTATACGGAAGACTATACGTTTCTGGTCCGGACGGACGACGGCGTGCGGCTTTGGCTGAACGGCGAATTGATCATTGACCAATGGAACGATCATGGTTCGACGACGTACACGAGCGCTCCGAAACCGCTGGTGGCCGGCAACGAGTATCTGGTGCGGATGGATTTCTACGAAAACGGCGGCAAGGCTGTGGCGTGGCTCGGCTGGCAAAGCGACCACCAAGAGAAAAAGGCCATCCAGGAAATGCAGGCCCGGCCCGGCGTGGGCATCGGCGACCGAGGCAAGGACTGGATCCGAAATCCGGCGAACGGCCATTTCTACCGGATAACCGACCCGATGACATGGCCCGAATACCGCGCGCAGGCGATTGCGTGGGACGGCTACCCGGTTACGATCGACAACGCCGAAGAAAACGAATGGATCCACAAGATTTTCGGGACGTTCCGATCCGATTTCTGGATTGGCGCGAACGACAGCGCCGTGGAAGGCGCATGGATTTGGGACCAAGAAAGCGTGAATTTTTTCAACGGCGATTACACGAACGGCGCCGTTGTGCCGCCGTGGTATGCCAACTGGAACGACCAGGAACCGAACAACGTCGGCAATGAGGATTGCGGCGTCTTTTATTATTCGAGCGGGAAATGGAACGATCTGGCATGCACGGCGACGCGGCGCGGGCTTGTCGAAACCGAGACGGGGCGCATTACCTGCGAGGGGCCGATTGCATCGGCCGGGAAACTGTGGGAAGGGCTTCCTTTCGAGTTGCGCGTGGATGTGCGCCATCCCACCGGAAATGTCGCGTACCAATGGAAACACAACGGCGAAAACGTTCCCGGCGCCACCCAAGCCGTGCTGCGCCTGTACCCGCTCAACCCGGAACACGACGGAGCGTATTCCTGCCTCGTCACGGATGAAAGCCCGGCCAGCGCCGAAACGGAAACCCTCGAATTGACGGTGCTGCCGAAATCCGAGTTGCCGGTGTTGGGCGGCGTGGGGGCCGGGGTGCTGGCGGGAATATGCACGTTGCTGGGCGGAATGCGATTGCTTCGGCGCCGTCCGTCCAAATGA
- a CDS encoding FAD-binding oxidoreductase: MSLDRRLLRWNGWGLVDAPDLLGEKAEQFWAWAGRAFGMEPLPHTPAKDRSAIELPACRLAPGFLSELESLCGRDNVKTDHYERIWHARGRSYHDLLHLRAGHIGAAPDAVVYPETGEQVLELIRVAARENMALVPFGGGSSVVGGVTASAPDGRAGVVTVDMTRMDRLIEIDEESMRARIQAGIYGPALEESLQARGFTLGHYPQSFEYSTLGGWIAARSAGHQSNKYGKAEEWFVSARMATPRGFWDTEHFPGSAAGPQMKHLVPGSEGALGIITEATVRIHRVPEIKDYRGYLFPSFEAGVAATRDMMQSEVPTAMIRLSDLTETFFYNALDTGGAGADAPAVFCLMLVGLEGGAAEVESAREQCKTIIAGHGGFHIGEAPGRTWYTGRFLTPYLRDPLMDRGLGVDTLETAACWSSLLSLYKATAAAMEKALETNAPRSGLRSVVMAHVSHSYRDGASLYFTFVFPRDLDREVEQWLAVKRAASEAIVANGGTISHHHGIGTDHMPWLIREKGPVAMELLRAVKRVTDPKGILNPGKLLE, encoded by the coding sequence ATGAGTCTTGATCGCCGGTTGTTGCGTTGGAACGGATGGGGTCTGGTGGACGCGCCGGATCTTCTGGGCGAAAAGGCGGAGCAATTCTGGGCGTGGGCGGGCCGTGCGTTCGGCATGGAGCCGCTGCCGCATACGCCCGCCAAGGATCGGTCCGCCATCGAGTTGCCGGCGTGCCGTCTCGCGCCGGGGTTTCTTTCGGAACTGGAATCTTTGTGCGGCCGGGACAACGTTAAAACCGATCATTACGAGCGGATTTGGCATGCGCGGGGGCGCAGTTATCACGATTTACTTCATTTGCGGGCCGGGCATATCGGAGCCGCGCCCGATGCGGTGGTGTATCCCGAAACCGGGGAACAGGTTCTCGAACTGATCCGTGTCGCTGCGCGCGAGAACATGGCCCTGGTGCCCTTCGGCGGGGGATCGAGCGTGGTCGGCGGCGTGACCGCCTCCGCGCCCGACGGCCGGGCGGGCGTCGTTACGGTGGACATGACACGCATGGATCGGTTGATTGAAATAGATGAAGAGTCCATGCGGGCGCGGATTCAGGCGGGTATCTATGGGCCGGCGCTCGAGGAGTCGCTGCAGGCGCGGGGGTTCACCTTAGGCCATTATCCGCAATCGTTCGAGTATTCGACGCTGGGCGGATGGATTGCCGCGCGGAGCGCGGGGCATCAATCGAACAAGTATGGCAAGGCGGAGGAATGGTTCGTTTCGGCGCGCATGGCCACTCCGCGGGGATTCTGGGATACCGAACATTTCCCCGGTTCCGCGGCCGGTCCGCAAATGAAGCATCTCGTGCCGGGCTCGGAAGGCGCGCTGGGCATCATCACGGAGGCGACGGTCCGGATTCATCGCGTGCCGGAAATCAAGGACTATCGCGGATACCTGTTTCCAAGTTTCGAGGCGGGGGTCGCCGCTACGCGGGACATGATGCAAAGCGAGGTTCCCACCGCGATGATTCGGCTGTCCGATTTGACGGAGACCTTTTTTTACAACGCGCTCGATACCGGTGGCGCGGGCGCGGACGCCCCGGCCGTGTTTTGTCTTATGCTGGTGGGACTCGAAGGGGGCGCCGCCGAGGTCGAATCCGCGCGTGAACAGTGCAAGACAATCATCGCCGGGCACGGCGGGTTTCATATCGGCGAGGCGCCCGGCAGAACGTGGTACACGGGGCGTTTCCTCACGCCGTATCTGCGCGATCCGCTCATGGATCGCGGGCTTGGCGTGGATACCCTCGAAACCGCCGCATGCTGGTCGAGCCTGCTGTCGCTATACAAGGCCACGGCAGCCGCCATGGAAAAGGCGCTCGAAACCAACGCGCCGCGATCGGGTTTGCGAAGCGTGGTGATGGCGCACGTCAGCCATTCATACCGCGACGGCGCCAGCCTGTATTTCACGTTCGTGTTTCCCCGCGACTTGGATCGCGAAGTCGAGCAGTGGCTCGCCGTCAAGCGCGCCGCGTCGGAGGCCATCGTCGCCAACGGCGGCACCATCAGCCATCACCACGGCATAGGCACGGACCACATGCCATGGCTCATCCGCGAAAAAGGGCCCGTTGCCATGGAACTGCTCCGCGCGGTCAAGCGAGTCACCGACCCGAAAGGCATTCTCAATCCCGGCAAACTGCTCGAATGA
- the speY gene encoding deoxyhypusine synthase, which translates to MKKNRFLSGKKIAPKPLRGGLTVREMVDSAFLAYNGARLREACLLFTERMLKPNVTVGMAVSGALTPAGLGASCLVPLVEAGMVDWIVSTGANLYHDTHFPLGKSLHAGSPFVDDTALRKQEVVRIYDILFSYDVLLDTDRFYYELMFAEEFQHTMGTAEFHNRVGKYLSAREKKLGLDGSSLLAAAYQAGVPVYTSSPGDSSIGMNIAAAAIKGSQCRIDSSIDVNETAAIVYEANRKGHSAVVILGGGSPKNFVLQTEPHIQEVLGIRDRGHTYFAQFTDARPDTGGLSGATPSEAVSWGKVNPDNLPDAVVCYVDTTVSLPVLTAYALDAHAPRPVRRLFDRREEMVKKLAKASRR; encoded by the coding sequence ATGAAGAAGAACCGTTTCCTTTCGGGAAAGAAAATCGCCCCAAAACCGTTGCGCGGGGGCCTGACGGTCCGCGAGATGGTGGATTCGGCGTTTCTGGCCTACAACGGCGCGCGCCTGCGCGAAGCCTGTCTGTTGTTCACCGAACGAATGCTGAAACCCAACGTGACGGTCGGGATGGCCGTCAGCGGCGCGCTGACGCCCGCGGGATTGGGCGCTTCGTGTTTGGTTCCTCTGGTCGAAGCCGGCATGGTGGACTGGATCGTCAGCACGGGCGCCAACCTTTACCATGACACGCATTTCCCGCTTGGTAAATCGTTGCATGCGGGAAGTCCCTTCGTGGACGACACCGCGTTACGCAAGCAGGAAGTCGTGCGCATCTACGACATCCTGTTCTCATACGACGTATTGCTCGACACGGATCGCTTTTACTACGAACTGATGTTTGCCGAAGAATTTCAACACACCATGGGCACGGCGGAATTTCATAACCGCGTTGGGAAATACCTCAGCGCACGCGAAAAGAAACTCGGGCTCGATGGAAGCAGTCTGCTGGCTGCGGCCTATCAGGCCGGCGTGCCGGTCTATACCTCGTCACCCGGCGACAGTTCCATCGGAATGAACATCGCCGCCGCCGCGATCAAGGGCAGCCAGTGCCGCATTGATTCGTCCATAGACGTAAACGAAACCGCCGCGATCGTGTACGAAGCCAACCGTAAAGGCCACAGCGCGGTCGTCATTCTCGGCGGCGGCTCGCCGAAGAATTTCGTCCTGCAGACCGAGCCGCACATCCAGGAAGTACTGGGCATCCGCGATCGGGGCCACACGTATTTTGCACAGTTTACGGATGCGCGCCCCGACACGGGCGGACTGAGCGGCGCCACGCCATCCGAGGCGGTCAGTTGGGGAAAAGTCAATCCCGACAATCTGCCCGACGCGGTCGTCTGTTATGTGGACACCACCGTGTCCCTGCCGGTGCTGACGGCCTATGCGCTCGACGCGCACGCGCCGCGGCCGGTTCGGAGACTGTTCGATCGCCGCGAGGAGATGGTAAAAAAACTGGCCAAGGCCTCGCGCCGGTAA